A single Ignavibacteriales bacterium DNA region contains:
- a CDS encoding YggS family pyridoxal phosphate-dependent enzyme: MIQENLVRLRAEIADACRKSGRNPESVKLVGVSKMFPVPVLQEAYDAGLRVFGENKPQEFRDKHPQLPADIEWHLIGHLQSNKVKYVAGKVELIHSVDSVSLAEEINKVASRSGIVQKILIEVNTSGEESKIGLHTFQEVSELARKIAGMSSLDLRGLMTIGPNTADEDAIRMAFAGLRGMTEKLNQDGFRLVELSMGMTQDFEIAIEEGATIIRIGTALFGARNYK, from the coding sequence ATGATACAGGAAAATTTAGTCCGTTTACGGGCTGAAATTGCAGATGCCTGCCGGAAATCGGGAAGGAATCCGGAGTCGGTTAAACTGGTCGGGGTTTCAAAAATGTTCCCTGTTCCGGTTCTTCAGGAGGCATATGATGCCGGTCTGAGAGTGTTCGGTGAAAATAAACCTCAGGAGTTCCGGGATAAACACCCTCAGCTCCCCGCAGATATCGAGTGGCATCTGATAGGCCACCTGCAGAGCAATAAAGTGAAATATGTTGCCGGCAAGGTTGAACTGATCCACTCTGTGGATTCTGTATCGCTGGCGGAAGAAATTAATAAAGTGGCGTCCAGGTCGGGCATCGTTCAGAAAATTCTGATAGAGGTGAATACCAGCGGCGAGGAGTCCAAAATAGGGCTTCACACCTTTCAGGAAGTCAGTGAATTAGCCCGGAAGATAGCCGGAATGAGTTCACTCGATTTGCGCGGACTGATGACCATTGGTCCCAATACCGCTGATGAGGATGCGATCAGAATGGCATTTGCCGGACTGAGGGGAATGACTGAGAAACTCAATCAGGACGGTTTCCGGCTGGTTGAACTTTCGATGGGGATGACGCAGGATTTTGAAATTGCAATTGAAGAAGGTGCCACCATTATCCGGATCGGTACCGCGCTCTTCGGAGCCAGAAATTATAAATAA
- a CDS encoding DivIVA domain-containing protein — MRTTPSNIRQQEFNKTLRGYDPEEVKGYLNGLAEELDEILTENERLKGQLNDALQKLAEYRKMEKSLQETVVRVQENSQRALESTRKQASLIMKEAEIKANQMVERARETANEIRNSIIHLREERDLIVSRLKAIVSSQANLLDLKVEKAGEEVKTEKKTSQTRQIEINIDDLLDKLL; from the coding sequence ATGAGAACAACACCATCAAATATCAGGCAGCAGGAGTTTAATAAAACTCTGCGCGGGTATGACCCCGAGGAAGTGAAGGGCTACCTGAATGGTCTGGCTGAGGAACTTGATGAGATTCTCACCGAAAACGAGCGGCTTAAGGGGCAGCTTAACGATGCTCTGCAAAAATTAGCCGAATACCGGAAAATGGAGAAAAGTCTCCAGGAAACTGTTGTCCGAGTGCAGGAAAACTCACAGCGGGCTCTGGAATCAACCCGGAAACAGGCATCCCTGATTATGAAGGAAGCTGAGATAAAAGCTAATCAGATGGTTGAGCGGGCAAGGGAAACGGCAAATGAAATCCGGAATTCCATTATTCACCTCCGTGAGGAGCGTGATCTGATAGTTTCGCGGCTAAAGGCCATCGTTTCCTCGCAGGCTAATCTGCTTGATTTGAAGGTTGAAAAAGCGGGAGAAGAAGTAAAAACCGAAAAGAAAACTTCACAGACCCGCCAGATAGAAATTAATATTGATGATTTACTCGATAAACTGTTATGA
- a CDS encoding purine-nucleoside phosphorylase, whose product MKPLSQKLADTLEVIRKRSQESFPVGIILGTGLGGLVKEITVEHEIDYAELPHFPLSTVESHKGKLILGKIRSRNVVAMQGRFHYYEGYSMQQITFPVRVMKRLGVENLLVSNACGGMNPLYRRGDIMLMNDHINLLGDNPLIGPNEDEFGPRFPDMSEPYSQKLIALAEEVALENKIKLHKGVYVAVPGPNLETRAEYRFLRTIGADVVGMSTVPENIVANHSGIKVLGLSIITDECFPESLQPVHLEDVIAAAMSAEPKMTLIMKEVIKRL is encoded by the coding sequence ATGAAGCCCCTTTCACAGAAATTGGCTGACACCCTCGAGGTGATCAGAAAGCGCAGTCAGGAGTCTTTTCCCGTCGGAATCATTCTGGGCACCGGCCTTGGCGGACTGGTAAAAGAAATTACCGTTGAGCATGAGATTGATTATGCTGAACTTCCTCATTTTCCTCTTTCTACCGTTGAATCTCACAAAGGTAAACTGATTCTCGGTAAAATTCGCAGCCGTAATGTAGTTGCGATGCAGGGAAGATTCCATTATTATGAGGGATATTCCATGCAGCAAATTACTTTTCCGGTAAGGGTCATGAAGCGTCTCGGCGTTGAGAATCTTTTAGTCTCAAACGCCTGCGGCGGTATGAATCCTCTTTACCGCAGAGGGGATATCATGCTCATGAATGATCATATTAATCTTCTTGGTGATAATCCGCTTATTGGACCCAATGAAGATGAGTTTGGTCCCCGTTTCCCGGATATGAGCGAACCCTATTCTCAGAAGCTTATCGCACTTGCGGAGGAAGTCGCGCTTGAAAACAAAATTAAACTCCACAAGGGTGTCTATGTTGCAGTCCCGGGACCAAATCTTGAGACAAGAGCTGAATACCGTTTCCTGAGGACAATAGGAGCGGATGTGGTAGGAATGTCAACAGTGCCGGAAAATATTGTGGCGAATCACTCGGGTATTAAAGTTCTTGGCCTGAGTATCATTACTGATGAGTGCTTTCCTGAATCGCTGCAGCCGGTTCATCTTGAAGACGTAATTGCAGCCGCGATGAGCGCTGAACCCAAAATGACTCTGATTATGAAAGAAGTAATAAAGAGACTCTGA